A window of the Pseudomonas furukawaii genome harbors these coding sequences:
- a CDS encoding sterol desaturase family protein, with protein sequence MNYVLYAVPFFFLLIGLELLADRWRGRRSYRTADALSSLSAGVLSTTCGLLTKGVGLLTYSLAWQHLAWVEFRADDLWVWLFAFVFYDFCYYWNHRLGHERNVLWAAHSVHHQSEEYNLSTALRQTSTGFIFGWIFYLPMALAGVPPVVFLGVGAMNLLYQFWVHTRHIPKLGAFEWVFISPSNHRVHHAQNPVYMDRNYGGVFILWDRLFGTFQEELDEEPVIFGVTTPLASWNPLWANLQFYVQLWRDAWRTESWRDKLRIWFMRTGWRPADVAARYPQEKPDLARFVKFEVPLPRAQKWYAGLQFAAYVVAGTWLLGIGAGVSEVALCLACAWMAFGLYAIGALLENRPWALGVELARLAMHWPAFWLASALGLLPMGALGWAGLALYTLASLAALWGLPRREAALAT encoded by the coding sequence ATGAACTATGTCCTCTATGCAGTGCCCTTCTTTTTCCTGCTGATCGGTCTGGAGCTGCTGGCCGATCGCTGGCGTGGCAGGCGCAGCTACCGCACTGCCGACGCCCTCAGCAGCCTCAGTGCCGGCGTGCTGTCCACCACCTGTGGCCTGCTTACCAAGGGCGTGGGGCTGCTGACCTACAGCCTCGCCTGGCAGCATCTGGCATGGGTCGAGTTCAGGGCCGATGACCTCTGGGTCTGGCTCTTCGCCTTTGTCTTCTATGACTTCTGCTACTACTGGAACCATCGCCTGGGCCATGAGCGCAATGTGCTCTGGGCCGCCCATTCGGTGCATCACCAGAGCGAGGAATACAACCTCTCCACCGCCCTGCGCCAGACCAGCACCGGCTTCATCTTTGGCTGGATCTTCTACCTGCCCATGGCCCTGGCGGGGGTGCCGCCCGTGGTGTTCCTCGGCGTCGGCGCCATGAACCTGCTTTACCAGTTCTGGGTTCACACGCGGCACATCCCCAAGCTGGGGGCCTTCGAGTGGGTCTTCATCAGCCCGTCAAACCATCGGGTCCATCATGCCCAGAACCCGGTGTACATGGATCGCAACTACGGCGGCGTGTTCATTCTCTGGGATCGGTTGTTCGGGACTTTCCAGGAGGAACTGGACGAGGAGCCGGTGATCTTCGGCGTGACCACGCCGCTCGCCAGCTGGAATCCGCTCTGGGCGAACCTCCAGTTCTACGTGCAGCTCTGGCGCGACGCGTGGCGGACGGAGTCCTGGCGGGACAAGCTGCGCATCTGGTTCATGCGGACCGGCTGGCGTCCGGCGGATGTGGCGGCGCGTTATCCACAGGAAAAACCGGACCTGGCGCGCTTCGTGAAATTCGAGGTGCCCTTGCCACGGGCGCAGAAGTGGTACGCCGGGCTGCAGTTCGCCGCCTACGTGGTGGCGGGAACCTGGCTGCTGGGCATCGGCGCGGGCGTGTCCGAGGTGGCGCTCTGCCTGGCCTGCGCCTGGATGGCCTTCGGCCTCTACGCCATAGGCGCCCTGCTGGAGAATCGTCCCTGGGCCCTGGGCGTGGAACTGGCCCGGTTGGCGATGCACTGGCCGGCGTTCTGGCTGGCCTCTGCCCTGGGCCTGCTGCCGATGGGCGCGCTCGGCTGGGCGGGACTGGCCCTCTACACCCTGGCCAGCCTGGCGGCGCTGTGGGGCCTTCCCCGTCGCGAGGCGGCCCTGGCGACCTGA
- the elbB gene encoding isoprenoid biosynthesis glyoxalase ElbB, with translation MTKKVAVILSGCGVYDGAEIHESVITLLRLDQRGAKVQCFAPNIAQHHVINHTTGEEMPESRNVLVESARIARGEISDVRDLDAADFDALIIPGGFGAAKNLSDFAISGAACVVQPDVLAAAKGFAEAGKPVGLICIAPHLAAKIYGEGVSCTIGNDAGTAAALGAMGAQHVDCTVSEIVEDEQRKLVTTPAYMLAQSISEAAAGIYKLVDRVLELTH, from the coding sequence ATGACCAAGAAAGTTGCCGTGATCCTGTCCGGCTGCGGCGTCTACGACGGCGCGGAGATCCACGAAAGCGTCATCACCCTGCTGCGCCTGGACCAGCGCGGCGCCAAGGTCCAGTGCTTCGCACCGAACATCGCGCAGCACCATGTGATCAACCACACCACCGGCGAGGAGATGCCGGAAAGCCGCAACGTGCTGGTGGAGTCCGCCCGCATCGCCCGTGGCGAGATCAGCGACGTGCGTGATCTGGATGCGGCGGACTTCGACGCCCTGATCATTCCCGGTGGCTTCGGCGCCGCGAAGAACCTCTCCGACTTCGCCATCAGCGGCGCCGCCTGCGTCGTGCAGCCCGACGTCCTGGCCGCCGCCAAGGGGTTTGCCGAGGCTGGCAAACCGGTCGGCCTGATCTGCATCGCCCCGCACCTGGCCGCGAAGATCTATGGCGAGGGCGTGAGCTGCACCATCGGCAACGACGCCGGCACCGCCGCCGCCCTCGGCGCGATGGGTGCCCAACACGTGGATTGCACGGTCAGCGAAATCGTCGAGGACGAGCAGCGCAAGCTGGTGACCACCCCCGCCTACATGCTGGCGCAATCCATCAGCGAGGCCGCCGCCGGCATCTACAAGCTGGTGGACCGCGTGCTGGAGCTGACTCACTGA
- a CDS encoding dienelactone hydrolase family protein — protein sequence MRRLLKPALIALSLLACAALLGLYPYRAALLPQDMDLAAAEQRLAPHLSLHTPKGAGPFPTVLVFHGCSGQNPGFVRNVTAWLLPAGYAALFVDSHAARGIEDWRPVCDGKQLWGNERALDVYAALALARRNPAVDGTQLALLGYSHGGWTILDALSYDGAAGHGFPATGQNALAGVRGVIAYYPYCGFPAQLRAGLGHPAPVLMFLGGKDHITDHQQCLSAVDGLSAARLELVQYAEADHVFDQRTDLNTYQPGLAEDARKRALAFLRENLAPAP from the coding sequence ATGCGCAGACTCCTGAAACCCGCCCTGATCGCCCTCTCCCTCCTGGCCTGCGCCGCCCTGCTGGGACTCTATCCCTATCGTGCCGCCCTGCTGCCCCAGGACATGGACCTCGCCGCGGCGGAACAACGCCTGGCGCCGCACCTGAGCCTCCACACTCCGAAGGGCGCGGGCCCATTCCCTACCGTGCTGGTGTTCCACGGCTGCAGCGGCCAGAACCCCGGGTTCGTGCGCAACGTCACCGCCTGGCTGCTGCCGGCGGGCTACGCCGCGCTGTTCGTCGACAGCCACGCCGCCCGGGGCATCGAGGACTGGCGCCCGGTGTGCGACGGCAAGCAGCTCTGGGGCAACGAACGCGCCCTCGACGTCTACGCCGCCCTCGCCCTGGCCCGACGCAACCCCGCCGTGGACGGCACGCAGCTGGCGCTGCTGGGCTACTCCCATGGCGGCTGGACCATACTCGACGCCCTCTCCTACGACGGCGCCGCCGGCCACGGTTTCCCGGCCACCGGCCAGAACGCCCTCGCCGGGGTTCGCGGCGTGATCGCCTACTACCCCTACTGCGGCTTCCCCGCCCAGCTGCGGGCCGGACTCGGCCACCCCGCCCCGGTGCTGATGTTCCTGGGCGGCAAGGACCACATCACCGACCACCAGCAATGCCTGTCCGCCGTCGACGGCCTGTCCGCCGCGCGCCTGGAGCTGGTGCAGTACGCCGAGGCGGACCACGTGTTCGACCAGCGTACCGACCTCAACACCTATCAACCCGGCCTGGCCGAGGATGCCCGGAAGCGCGCCCTGGCGTTCCTCAGGGAAAACCTCGCGCCAGCCCCCTGA
- a CDS encoding YaiI/YqxD family protein: protein MRVWIDADACPRAAKDQVIKFALKRKFEVVLVAGQSQVKPAFACVRLVVVPSGPDAADDYLVENAVPGELVVCSDVPLADRLVKKGVAALDPRGREFDERNMGERLAVRNLLTDLRDQGQMGGGQAAYGERDRQAFANALDRLLARLSRG from the coding sequence ATGCGCGTCTGGATCGATGCCGATGCCTGTCCCCGGGCGGCCAAGGACCAGGTGATCAAGTTCGCCCTCAAGCGCAAGTTCGAGGTGGTGCTGGTGGCCGGCCAGAGCCAGGTCAAGCCTGCCTTCGCCTGCGTGCGGCTGGTGGTGGTGCCCAGCGGCCCCGACGCGGCGGATGACTACCTGGTGGAGAATGCCGTGCCCGGCGAGCTGGTGGTCTGCAGCGACGTGCCGCTGGCGGATCGCCTGGTGAAGAAGGGCGTGGCCGCCCTCGATCCCCGGGGCCGGGAGTTCGACGAGCGCAACATGGGCGAGCGCCTGGCGGTGCGCAACCTGCTGACCGACCTGCGTGACCAGGGGCAGATGGGCGGTGGCCAGGCCGCCTATGGCGAGCGTGACCGCCAGGCCTTCGCCAACGCCCTGGACCGCTTGCTGGCGCGGCTCAGCCGGGGCTGA
- the ppx gene encoding exopolyphosphatase: MPQKNAPIPSLIAAIDLGSNSFHMVVAKADHGEIRILERLGDKVQLAAGLDEARNLNEESMQRGLDCLRRFAQMIAGLPEGAVRIVGTNALREAHNRAEFIRRAEAILGHPVEVISGREEARLIYLGVSHTLPDTPGRRLVADIGGGSTEFIIGQRFESQLRESLQMGCVSYTQRYFRDGKITPARYAQAYTAARLELMGIEYSLRRLGWQEAVGASGTLRAVGLAIKAAGLGNGEINPEGLAWLKRKLFKLGDVEKIDLDGVKPDRRPIFPAGLAIAEAIFDALELNRMTHSEGALREGVLYDLLGRHHHEDVRERTLSALMERCHVDVEQAARVEAKALEALEQVASSWGLDDDWHRDLLLWSARVHEIGMDIAHYHYHKHGAYLIEHSDLAGFSRQDQLMLALLVRGHRRNIPKDRFAEFGEEGVKLLRLCVLLRFAILFHHIRGTSAMPAVTLEADGNSLSLQFPKGWLEANPLTQADFEQEAEWLKRIDFVLKVS; the protein is encoded by the coding sequence ATGCCGCAGAAAAACGCCCCAATCCCTTCCCTGATCGCCGCGATCGACCTGGGCTCGAACAGCTTCCACATGGTGGTGGCCAAAGCCGACCACGGCGAGATCCGCATCCTGGAACGGCTCGGCGACAAGGTGCAGTTGGCGGCGGGGCTGGACGAGGCCCGCAACCTCAACGAAGAGTCCATGCAGCGTGGCCTTGACTGCCTGCGCCGCTTCGCCCAGATGATCGCCGGCCTGCCGGAAGGCGCCGTGCGCATCGTCGGCACCAACGCCCTGCGCGAGGCCCACAACCGCGCCGAATTCATCCGCCGCGCCGAGGCGATCCTCGGTCACCCGGTGGAAGTGATTTCCGGCCGCGAGGAAGCGCGCCTGATCTACCTCGGCGTGTCCCACACCCTGCCCGATACGCCCGGTCGCCGCCTGGTGGCGGACATCGGTGGCGGCAGCACCGAATTCATCATCGGCCAGCGCTTCGAGTCGCAACTGCGGGAAAGCCTGCAGATGGGCTGCGTCAGCTACACCCAACGCTATTTCCGCGACGGCAAGATCACGCCCGCCCGCTACGCCCAGGCCTACACGGCGGCCCGTCTTGAGCTGATGGGCATCGAGTACAGCCTGCGACGCCTCGGCTGGCAGGAGGCCGTGGGCGCCTCGGGCACCCTTCGCGCCGTGGGCCTGGCGATCAAGGCCGCCGGACTGGGCAACGGCGAGATCAACCCCGAAGGCCTGGCCTGGCTCAAGCGCAAGCTGTTCAAACTGGGGGACGTGGAGAAGATCGACCTGGATGGCGTCAAACCCGACCGCCGCCCCATCTTCCCGGCTGGCCTGGCCATCGCCGAAGCGATCTTCGACGCCCTCGAACTCAACCGCATGACCCACTCCGAAGGCGCCCTGCGGGAAGGCGTGCTCTACGACCTGCTCGGCCGGCATCACCATGAGGACGTGCGCGAGCGCACCCTGAGCGCGCTGATGGAGCGCTGCCATGTGGACGTCGAGCAAGCCGCGCGGGTGGAGGCCAAGGCTCTGGAGGCACTGGAACAGGTGGCTTCGAGCTGGGGCCTGGACGATGACTGGCACCGCGACCTGCTGCTGTGGAGCGCGCGCGTCCACGAGATCGGCATGGACATCGCCCACTACCACTACCACAAGCACGGCGCCTACCTGATCGAACATTCCGACCTGGCCGGCTTCTCCCGCCAGGATCAACTGATGCTCGCCCTGCTGGTACGCGGTCACCGCCGCAACATCCCCAAGGACCGCTTCGCCGAGTTCGGCGAGGAAGGCGTCAAGCTGCTGCGTCTCTGCGTGCTGCTGCGCTTCGCCATCCTCTTCCACCACATCCGTGGTACCTCGGCCATGCCGGCCGTCACCCTCGAGGCCGACGGCAACAGCCTGTCGCTTCAGTTCCCGAAAGGCTGGCTGGAGGCCAACCCGTTGACCCAGGCGGACTTCGAGCAGGAGGCCGAGTGGCTGAAACGCATCGACTTCGTGCTGAAGGTGAGCTGA
- the hemB gene encoding porphobilinogen synthase produces the protein MSFTPANRLFPATRLRRNRRDDFSRRLVRESVLTVDDLILPVFVLDGENRREAVPSMPGVERLTIDLLLEEAARWVELGIPALALFPVTPLEKKSLDGAEAWNPDGIAQRAIRALRARFPELGVISDVALDPFTTHGQDGILDESGYVQNDVTVDALVKQALSHAEAGAQVVAPSDMMDGRIQAIREALELADFPNVRIMAYSAKYASAYYGPFRDAVGSAANLGKGNKASYQMDPANTDEALHEVAADLAEGADMVMVKPGMPYLDIVRRVKDEFRVPTFAYQVSGEYAMHMAAIQNGWLSEAVILESLVAFKRAGADGILTYFAVRAAELLKTGA, from the coding sequence GTGAGCTTTACCCCCGCCAACCGCCTGTTTCCCGCAACCCGCCTGCGCCGCAATCGTCGTGATGATTTCTCCCGGCGCCTGGTGCGCGAGAGCGTCCTGACCGTCGACGACCTGATCCTTCCGGTGTTCGTGCTGGACGGCGAGAACCGTCGCGAGGCGGTGCCCTCGATGCCGGGCGTCGAGCGCCTGACCATCGACCTGCTGCTGGAGGAGGCCGCGCGTTGGGTGGAACTGGGCATTCCGGCGCTGGCGCTGTTCCCGGTGACCCCGCTGGAGAAGAAATCCCTCGATGGCGCTGAGGCGTGGAACCCGGACGGCATCGCCCAGCGTGCCATTCGCGCCCTGCGTGCACGCTTCCCGGAGCTCGGTGTGATCAGCGACGTGGCCCTGGACCCCTTCACCACCCATGGTCAGGACGGCATCCTCGACGAGAGCGGTTACGTGCAGAACGACGTCACGGTCGATGCGCTGGTCAAGCAGGCGCTGTCCCACGCCGAAGCCGGTGCCCAGGTGGTCGCGCCCTCGGACATGATGGACGGCCGCATCCAGGCGATCCGCGAGGCGCTGGAGCTGGCCGACTTTCCCAATGTGCGGATCATGGCCTACTCGGCCAAGTACGCCAGCGCCTACTACGGGCCCTTCCGTGACGCCGTCGGCTCGGCCGCCAACCTCGGCAAGGGCAACAAGGCCAGCTACCAGATGGACCCGGCCAACACCGACGAAGCCCTGCACGAGGTGGCCGCCGACCTGGCCGAAGGCGCCGACATGGTCATGGTCAAGCCGGGCATGCCCTACCTCGATATCGTGCGTCGGGTGAAGGATGAATTCCGCGTTCCCACCTTCGCCTACCAGGTGAGCGGCGAGTACGCCATGCACATGGCGGCGATCCAGAACGGATGGCTGAGCGAGGCGGTCATACTGGAATCCCTGGTGGCCTTCAAACGCGCCGGTGCCGATGGCATCCTCACCTACTTCGCGGTCCGTGCCGCAGAACTGCTCAAGACGGGAGCCTGA
- the ppk1 gene encoding polyphosphate kinase 1: MNTEGLNPSAVPDSIEGAVEVDLAPPAPEAPAAEAVPAPAPAPAPLVVPSLDDSSLYIHRELSQLQFNIRVLEQALDESYPLLERLKFLLIFSSNLDEFFEIRVAGLKKQITFAREQAGADGLLPHQAMARISELVHEQVARQYSILNDILLPELAKHQVNFIRRRYWTTKLKAWVRRYFRDEIAPIITPIGLDPTHPFPLLVNKSLNFIVELEGVDAFGRDSGLAIIPAPRLLPRVIRVPEDIGGAGDNFVFLSSMIHAHADDLFPGMKVKGCYQFRLTRNADLSVDTEDVDDLARALRGELFSRRYGDAVRLEVADTCPKNLSDYLLKQFGLAESELYQVNGPVNLTRLFSITGLESHPELQHASFTPVIPKLLLKVENLFSVVGKQDILMLHPFESFTPVVDFLRQAAKDPNVLAIKQTLYRAGANSEIVDSLVEAARNGKEVTAVIELRARFDEESNLQLASRLQQAGAVVIYGVVGFKTHAKMMLILRRENGELRRYAHLGTGNYHAGNARLYTDYSLLTADEALCEDLHKLFNQLIGMGKTLRMKKLLHAPFTLKKTILDMIAREAQHAIEGKPAHIMVKVNALTDPKVIRALYKASQSGVKIDLVVRGMCCLRPGIPGVSHNIQVRSIIGRFLEHSRIYYFLNEGDEKMYLSSADWMERNLDMRVETCFPVEGKKLLTRVKKELEAYITDNTQSWVLQPDGRYLRNSPSGNQNSRNAQATLLEKLTNPPVSVR; the protein is encoded by the coding sequence ATGAACACCGAAGGACTCAATCCCAGCGCAGTGCCCGATTCCATAGAGGGAGCCGTCGAGGTCGACCTGGCCCCGCCGGCCCCCGAGGCTCCCGCCGCCGAGGCGGTGCCCGCACCGGCCCCCGCGCCGGCGCCCCTGGTGGTGCCGAGCCTGGATGACAGCAGCCTGTACATCCACCGCGAGCTGTCCCAGTTGCAGTTCAACATCCGCGTGCTGGAGCAGGCGCTGGATGAGTCCTATCCCCTGCTGGAGCGCCTGAAGTTCCTGCTGATCTTCTCCAGCAACCTCGACGAGTTCTTCGAGATCCGTGTCGCCGGCCTGAAGAAGCAGATCACCTTCGCCCGCGAACAGGCCGGCGCCGATGGCCTGCTGCCGCACCAGGCCATGGCCCGCATCAGCGAACTGGTCCATGAGCAGGTGGCGCGGCAATACAGCATCCTCAACGACATCCTGTTGCCGGAGCTGGCCAAGCACCAGGTCAACTTCATCCGTCGCCGCTACTGGACCACCAAGCTCAAGGCCTGGGTGCGCCGCTATTTCCGCGACGAGATCGCGCCGATCATCACGCCCATCGGCCTGGACCCGACGCACCCCTTCCCGCTGCTGGTGAACAAGAGCCTGAACTTCATCGTCGAGCTGGAGGGCGTGGATGCCTTCGGCCGCGACTCCGGCCTGGCCATCATCCCGGCGCCGCGCCTGCTGCCGAGGGTGATCCGGGTGCCCGAAGACATCGGCGGCGCGGGGGACAACTTCGTCTTCCTGTCCTCGATGATCCACGCCCATGCCGATGACCTGTTCCCTGGCATGAAGGTGAAGGGCTGCTATCAGTTCCGCCTGACCCGAAACGCCGATCTCTCGGTGGATACCGAGGACGTCGACGACCTCGCCCGCGCCCTGCGCGGCGAGTTGTTCTCCCGTCGCTATGGCGATGCGGTGCGCCTGGAAGTGGCCGATACCTGCCCGAAGAACCTCTCGGACTACCTGCTCAAGCAGTTCGGCCTGGCCGAGAGCGAGCTCTACCAGGTCAACGGCCCGGTGAACCTGACCCGCCTGTTCAGCATCACCGGCCTGGAAAGCCATCCGGAGCTGCAGCATGCGTCCTTCACCCCGGTGATCCCCAAGCTCCTGCTGAAGGTGGAGAACCTGTTCAGCGTGGTGGGCAAGCAGGACATCCTGATGCTGCACCCCTTCGAGTCCTTCACCCCGGTGGTGGACTTCCTGCGCCAGGCCGCCAAGGACCCCAACGTCCTGGCCATCAAGCAGACGCTTTACCGGGCTGGCGCCAACTCCGAAATCGTCGACTCCCTGGTGGAGGCGGCGCGCAACGGCAAGGAGGTCACCGCGGTGATCGAATTGCGCGCGCGCTTTGACGAGGAGTCCAACCTGCAGCTGGCCAGCCGCCTGCAGCAGGCCGGCGCGGTGGTGATCTACGGCGTGGTGGGTTTCAAGACCCACGCCAAGATGATGCTGATCCTGCGTCGCGAGAACGGCGAGCTGCGCCGTTACGCCCACCTGGGCACCGGCAACTACCATGCCGGCAATGCGCGCCTGTACACCGACTACAGCCTGCTGACCGCCGACGAGGCGCTCTGCGAGGACCTGCACAAGCTGTTCAACCAGCTGATCGGCATGGGCAAGACCCTGCGCATGAAGAAGCTGCTGCATGCGCCCTTCACCCTGAAGAAGACCATCCTCGACATGATCGCCCGGGAGGCCCAGCACGCCATCGAAGGCAAGCCGGCCCACATCATGGTCAAGGTCAACGCGCTCACCGATCCCAAGGTGATCCGCGCGCTCTACAAGGCCAGCCAGAGCGGCGTGAAGATCGACCTGGTGGTGCGTGGCATGTGCTGCCTGCGCCCGGGCATTCCGGGGGTTTCCCACAACATTCAGGTGCGTTCCATCATCGGTCGCTTCCTGGAACACAGCCGCATCTACTACTTCCTCAACGAGGGTGACGAGAAGATGTACCTCTCCAGTGCCGACTGGATGGAGCGCAACCTCGACATGCGGGTGGAAACCTGTTTCCCGGTCGAGGGCAAGAAGCTCCTGACCCGGGTGAAGAAGGAGTTGGAGGCCTACATCACCGACAACACCCAGAGCTGGGTGCTGCAACCGGACGGCCGTTACCTGCGCAACAGCCCCAGCGGCAACCAGAACTCCCGCAACGCCCAGGCGACGCTGCTGGAGAAGCTGACCAACCCGCCTGTCAGCGTACGCTGA
- a CDS encoding thioesterase family protein: MSQTPFTLTPELEDAVRDFFERIPFNRLLGIQLGEMSTERVVMHLPMKDELIGNFVHGILHGGVISSLLDVVGGAMALIGAFERHQHLSGAERMARLSRLGTIDLRIDYLRPGRGRQFTATAVLLRSGNKVAVVRSELHADDGTLVAVGTGTYLCG, translated from the coding sequence ATGAGCCAGACCCCTTTTACCCTGACCCCTGAACTGGAAGACGCGGTGCGCGACTTCTTCGAGCGCATTCCCTTCAACCGCCTGCTGGGCATCCAGCTGGGGGAAATGAGCACCGAGCGGGTGGTGATGCACCTGCCGATGAAGGACGAGCTGATCGGCAACTTCGTCCACGGCATCCTCCACGGCGGCGTGATCTCCAGCCTGCTGGACGTGGTTGGCGGTGCCATGGCGCTGATCGGCGCCTTCGAGCGGCACCAGCACCTGTCCGGGGCGGAACGCATGGCCCGGCTGTCCAGGCTGGGCACCATCGACCTGCGCATCGACTACCTGCGCCCAGGCCGGGGCCGCCAGTTCACCGCCACGGCGGTGCTGCTGCGCTCAGGGAACAAGGTGGCGGTGGTGCGCTCCGAACTGCATGCCGATGACGGCACCCTGGTGGCCGTCGGGACCGGCACCTACCTCTGTGGCTGA
- the trxA gene encoding thioredoxin TrxA has protein sequence MSEFITNVTDASFEQDVLKADGAVLVDYWAEWCGPCKMIAPVLDEIAKDYQGKLKVCKLNIDENQDTPPKYGVRGIPTLMLFKNGNVEATKVGALSKSQLAAFLDANI, from the coding sequence ATGAGCGAATTCATCACCAATGTCACCGATGCCAGCTTCGAGCAGGACGTGCTCAAGGCCGACGGCGCGGTGCTGGTCGACTACTGGGCCGAGTGGTGCGGTCCGTGCAAGATGATTGCTCCGGTCCTGGACGAGATCGCCAAGGACTACCAGGGCAAGCTGAAAGTCTGCAAGCTGAACATCGACGAAAACCAGGACACCCCGCCGAAGTACGGCGTGCGCGGCATCCCGACCCTGATGCTGTTCAAGAACGGCAACGTCGAAGCCACCAAGGTCGGCGCCCTGTCCAAGTCCCAGCTGGCTGCGTTCCTCGACGCCAACATCTGA
- a CDS encoding DedA family protein encodes MLQQFLQDFGYFALFLGTFFEGETILVLAGFLAFRGYMDINAVVATAFCGSYAGDQLWYYLGRHKGRQILTRKPRWQAMGDKALDHIRRHPDIWVLSFRFVYGLRTVMPVAIGLSGYPPLRYLLLNGIGAIIWALALGFAAFHFGAVLEGMLGNLKRYELMVLGALLAIGGLLWLRRRLRSAKGN; translated from the coding sequence ATGCTGCAACAATTTCTCCAGGATTTCGGCTATTTCGCCCTTTTCCTCGGTACCTTCTTCGAGGGTGAAACCATCCTGGTCCTGGCCGGCTTCCTGGCCTTCCGGGGCTACATGGACATCAACGCCGTCGTGGCCACCGCCTTCTGCGGCAGCTACGCCGGCGACCAGCTCTGGTACTACCTCGGCCGTCACAAGGGCCGCCAGATCCTCACCCGCAAGCCGCGCTGGCAGGCGATGGGCGACAAGGCCCTGGACCATATCCGCCGCCACCCCGACATCTGGGTGCTGAGCTTCCGCTTCGTCTACGGTCTGCGCACGGTGATGCCGGTGGCCATCGGCCTGTCGGGATATCCTCCCCTGCGCTACCTCCTCCTCAACGGCATCGGCGCCATCATCTGGGCGCTGGCCCTGGGCTTCGCCGCCTTCCACTTCGGCGCCGTGCTCGAAGGCATGCTGGGCAACCTCAAGCGCTACGAGCTGATGGTGCTCGGCGCCCTGCTGGCCATCGGCGGGCTCCTCTGGTTGCGCCGCCGCCTACGCAGCGCCAAGGGCAACTGA